TGCGCAGCTTGGCATGGAAATGGACGAGCACGTTCTTCGCCTTAAAGAAGGGGATCTTCAGGAGGACGCGATTCCAATACACTTGATCGGTCACCTCCTCACATTGCGAAACgactttttctttaatcTTCTCTTCATATGTAACTAACTCGTCGTAGTTTTTGTGTTCGAGGAAGGCTTGTATTTGCCTCTCCGTTTTGCTAAGTACGTTCTTCACTTCGCGTTCTTCCGCTTCGGAGGCGGGCTGCTCCTTGTGGTGTAACTGACCCAGGTAGTGCTcgcagaagaagaggagggacTCCCAGTAGCGTCTAAACTTGCCCCCATTCTCCAGCTCGTCATGCTGCAGCAGCAGCTTTATTTGCTTCGCGCAGTTTTCCAGCTCCCGCTCGGTTTGGCCTGCACGGGGataagaagcaaaatgaatcGGTGAGTAGCCACGTGGGGTTGGAAGCAAAACGCATGAGTAACCACGTGGGGATACACTCCCCGGAGTAGGTTCCTCCCCATCTCTTCCCCCCTATAACTGCCTATCCCATCTCGCTCCAAGCAATACACTGCCGTGACTCCACCTCTCAGACGTAACGGATCAACATGTGTGTCTATCCCTTCTGCTCTAgcaaatgtacatttttatttttcattttacatcatcacggagggggggggagcggcaggtGGGGATGAACAGCGCGTGTTGCACTTATCACCGAGGGGGTGCACTCTAATGGGGGGGCTTCCTCCGCACCGCCGCATCCACCTCTGCCTCCCCTCGAAGCTTACCCTCCAAGAGGACATGAAACGGAACGCGGTAGAGCGCCGGACGCACCCTCTTCACCTGCTCCCGATTAACAATCTTCGCAGCCAACCTGAACACGTCAGGCAGCTGCAGAAGGTTGTGGTCGATTCTACTGTCCGATGATTTAATTTGCTGATTGATGAAAAAGAGTTGCTCCTTCTGTAGGTACTCTTTAATGTTAATTTGGTTCCTCTGCTTTTCTAGCTGCAGACGGTAGTCCTCCAGCAAGGCCCTCTCGTTGTCTCTCTCTTGTCTCCTCTTCTTTACCTCCTCAATTTCGCTTATTTTCGAGAGAGAGTTCTGCAGCAGACTCGTTGTGGTTACCTTCACCTTGCGGTCATGCTTAATCTGCTCgtacttattttttagctTCCACACGAATGGCGTGGAGAGAGAGTTGTCTCCGAACGGGTTGCACTCGTCTGTGTAGTTGAAATGCTTCTGCATCAGGTTTTCCCTCTCCTTCTTAAGTTCCTTAACGGTGAGGGTGTTTCTGCACGGGGGGGCGGGCACATCAGTATCAGTCTGCTTCCGTTTGCTCTTCCTGCGTTGGAGAGACCGTCGGCGCGACTTTCCCTCTTTCTCTTTGCGGTGCGACCTTCcgtctttcccttttcggtGGGACTTCCTTCGCTTGGCCTTCTCCCGCACCCGCTCTTCACTGCTGCGGTGGGAGTAGCTTCGTTCGCTGCTTTCGCTTCTTTCGCTTCTTTCGCTGCGTTCGCTTCTTTCGCTGCGTTCGCTTCTTTCGCTGCTTCCAcgtcttccacttcttccactgCGCCTCTTCCCCCTGCGTCGCTCGCTTGGCGAAGACGACACGGAGTTGGGAGATTCATCGGGGGAGCTCCCCGATCGGGCGGCCGAGGAGGTGGCAGGTGAAGAGGCAGATGAGGAggcaggtgaagcggcagatGAGGAggcaggtgaagcggcagatGAGGAGGCAGATGACGCCGCTGACGACgctgatgaggaggatgccCCCCTCTTCGCGCGCCTGCCCCTGCTGGTGCCCCTCCTCTCCCTGGATCTCCCCCCttctctccttctccttttcttcctgcACTCGTCACCCTTGTGGGTTACCCCCCCAGAGGAATCTTCCCCATCGGATGAATCGCTCATTCTTGTGGGATGAATTTCTCTGGTGAGGGGTCCCGTTGGCCAAACGATTGCAGGAGGCGCTCTACTTAAGGGTGAGCGCACCTTCAAATGTGAAACATGTGCATGTTTGTCTGTGGGTGGAGCGGTGCACCATGCGTTGGAGTTACTCAGGCAAATCTCCTTTggtttgcaaaaaaaccCTCGTGAAttgctttccttttgctaACACTCTCTCTCCGCCATCGTTATGTgtacccccccctccccttcatGGCAAGCTGATTAACCTCGCCCGTCAGAAGAAGAGGCTTCCCAACAAGGGGAGCAAAACTGTTTTTATGCGAGAGTCCCTCGGTGGGCATATCCGCCTCGTGAGAAGAAGATCAACTGGGGGGTGTCCCTCATCGGGGGGTAGGTAAGGTAGGGGTGGCTCTACTGTGGCATGGGTGGCTTTGCTGTGGGCAGCTTCTCTGCAAAATGAGGGACTGTTCTCCTCGAGTGATCACTTTCGCGCGAAACGTGGGCAGCCCCCTACGCGAcgtttgcaaaagggggggggagaaaacaaCCCCTTCAGGTGGTCCTTCGCGAAGGTGGGGGAGTGTTTACAGAGTGGCCAAAAAGAAgtggcgcaaaaaaggaacgtgcgttttgttttgtttccttaaattttttttgcttttttttgcccctttttttttgcccctttttttttgctaat
This genomic window from Plasmodium vivax chromosome 1, whole genome shotgun sequence contains:
- a CDS encoding hypothetical protein, conserved (encoded by transcript PVX_093550A), giving the protein MSDSSDGEDSSGGVTHKGDECRKKRRRREGGRSRERRGTSRGRRAKRGASSSSASSAASSASSSAASPASSSAASPASSSASSPATSSAARSGSSPDESPNSVSSSPSERRRGKRRSGRSGRRGSSERSERSERSERSERSERSESSERSYSHRSSEERVREKAKRRKSHRKGKDGRKSKRKQTDTDVPAPPCRNTLTVKELKKERENLMQKHFNYTDECNPFGDNSLSTPFVWKLKNKYEQIKHDRKVKVTTTSLLQNSLSKISEIEEVKKRRQERDNERALLEDYRLQLEKQRNQINIKEYLQKEQLFFINQQIKSSDSRIDHNLLQLPDVFRLAAKIVNREQVKRVRPALYRVPFHVLLEGQTERELENCAKQIKLLLQHDELENGGKFRRYWESLLFFCEHYLGQLHHKEQPASEAEEREVKNVLSKTERQIQAFLEHKNYDELVTYEEKIKEKVVSQCEEVTDQVYWNRVLLKIPFFKAKNVLVHFHAKLRKRISLTGAHSEDSDSQAEKAPRREHPAEEDEARGKAATTLPFECHSPQLIHPESLTQMGIPAEARIYTAEEELQERGQLNEDIWCTLRRQGGGKSSSGGNSGANSGDGAGHFHTAQADAHNSAEQALLKKLFTKDQEVYNHFVQREKRKGRVGEITMKDVSHHHHSAGHSSLPNHLRSNLPVSPSSLLITRKPLYFNRIKTSFDWNKYNKTHYDYENTPPKYICGYKFNIFYLNLLNKKEKPSWKLHPTDDESKVLIVFHGGPPYLDIAFQIVNAEWSYDKHRGFRNVFDRGILQLYFNFKKKRYRR